The Centroberyx gerrardi isolate f3 chromosome 19, fCenGer3.hap1.cur.20231027, whole genome shotgun sequence genome has a segment encoding these proteins:
- the sync gene encoding uncharacterized protein sync, whose translation MEDDNVSSSGFEPLFIQEEDGEQDRDVMGERVECNTTQSGLTFAGTQLNQSAPIQPYLQEMDDLLKSCEELTGVPFGSHFSPSYADTSLSGSTQGQLKEYVMMDRYRETSISPQPYLSTTYIDTRMDRAGPEEQQQQDLGSIINRYGGTAGVSPQTEMSLTSAGTALSGTMVEYQGQLLGMLAMLESCMEEAGMDFDPQEWATDANQEYVHISQNPSLYRATTLGPMGGRTERFETQSVPLQSWAGQPIQGATEKGSMESRDGVTLGSATKGSPQKSWLSREDMGGISVERLERSGTETGVCMDFKVDEGVLEPQLMLSEPSMPMRNTQNETGYCEGTHTRGDISSMDVGDTGLPAEGSPELKMEVTDPRSGMDELEALGSRLEECIEEVQHLERKREELLVEVLDLRGEKEEREEAEGSMEEKEEKGETEERMERKVAELMEALKREAEVRREERQREVQSLREQRAEEERRVWKVNVERQGLQEEARRLKRRLFTMARDCAHSQAALTTQQREVELFKREEEKLESLVLQLTEEGSQLRSAQQQQLSSLKEELHAQGSSQTSNTQEITQEMTQCKRHSCGDIQQYLQGGLKALEERYEPMLLTLLKRREIIAAALVKAREQAQELKVQLGPLREESQRLGLQRACLEERLKLMHIQRKEDVGQYKETVYFLEERSRELKTELKVQKRKMNEMEELKNSLTKQLLLYKAAIEDHNKCDHREEKT comes from the exons ATGGAGGACGACAACGTATCATCATCCGGGTTTGAGCCTCTCTTCATCCAGGAAGAGGATGGGGAGCAGGACAGAGACGtgatgggagagagagtagagtgcaacacaacacaatctgGACTCACCTTCGCAGGAACGCAGCTGAATCAGTCAGCTCCAATTCAGCCATACTTACAGGAGATGGATGACTTATTGAAGAGCTGCGAGGAGCTTACTGGAGTTCCCTTTGGCTCTCACTTCTCACCCAGTTACGCAGACACAAGCCTGAGTGGATCGACTCAAGGTCAACTGAAAGAGTATGTTATGATGGACCGATATAGAGAAACAAGTATATCACCCCAACCATATCTTTCTACGACCTACATTGACACTCGAATGGATAGGGCAGGaccagaggagcagcagcagcaggacttGGGCTCCATCATCAACAGGTATGGAGGTACAGCAGGAGTTTCTCCCCAAACAGAAATGTCCCTCACCTCAGCAGGCACCGCACTGAGTGGAACCATGGTGGAGTACCAGGGCCAGTTGCTGGGGATGCTGGCCATGCTAGAGAGCTGTATGGAAGAGGCTGGCATGGACTTTGACCCACAAGAGTGGGCTACAGATGCAAACCAAGAGTATGTACACATCAGTCAAAATCCTAGTCTTTATAGGGCCACAACACTGGGGCCCatgggagggaggacagagaggttCGAGACCCAGTCAGTGCCACTCCAGTCCTGGGCTGGTCAGCCCATTCAGGGGGCTACAGAGAAAGGATCCATGGAGAGCCGAGATGGGGTAACGCTGGGTTCAGCTACAAAGGGAAGCCCACAAAAGTCCTGGCTTAGCCGTGAGGACATGGGTGGTATCTCAGTGGAAAGACTGGAAAGGTCAGGGACTGAAACTGGGGTTTGCATGGATTTCAAAGTAGATGAGGGGGTTCTTGAGCCTCAGTTAATGCTTTCAGAGCCATCAATGCCCATGAGGAATACACAAAATGAAACAGGATACTGTGAAGGGACACACACAAGAGGAGACATATCTAGCATGGATGTGGGAGACACTGGATTGCCTGCTGAAGGAAGTCCAGAGCTAAAGATGGAAGTGACTGATCCGAGATCTGGCATGGATGAACTAGAGGCTTTGGGGTCTCGGCTGGAGGAGTGTATAGAGGAGGTACAGCacttggagaggaagagggaggaactGCTGGTGGAAGTGCTGGATctgagaggggagaaagaggagagagaggaagcagaggggagcatggaagagaaggaggagaaaggggagacagaggagagaatggagaggaAAGTGGCAGAGCTGATGGAGGCACTAAAGAGGGAGGccgaggtgaggagggaggagaggcagagggaggtgCAGAGCCTGAGGGaacagagggcagaggaggagaggagggtgtggAAGGTGAACGTGGAGAGACAggggctgcaggaggaggctaGGAGGCTGAAGAGGAGGCTGTTCACCATGGCTAGGGACTGCGCTCACAGCCAGGCCGCCCTGACCACCCAGCAGCGTGAGGTGGAGCTGTTCAAGAGAGAAGAG GAGAAGCTGGAGTCCCTGGTGCTCCAGCTGACGGAGGAGGGCTCCCAACTCCGCTCAGCCCAGCAACAGCAGCTCTCAAGCCTGAAGGAAGAGCTTCATGCCCAGGGCTCCAGCCAGACCTCCAACACCCAGGAGATCACCCAGGAGATGACCCAGTGCAAGAGGCACTCCTGTGGGGACATCCAGCAGTATCTGCAGGGTGGGCTGAAGGCGCTGGAGGAAAG GTATGAGCCCATGTTGCTGACCCTGCTGAAGAGGAGGGAGATAATAGCCGCAGCCTTGGTGAAGGCCAGAGAGCAGGCCCAGGAGCTGAAGGTCCAGCTGGGACCATTGAGGGAGGAGAGCCAGAGGCTGGGGCTCCAGAGGGCCTGTTTGGAGGAGAGACTCAAACTAATGCACATACAGAGGAAAGAGGATGTGGGGCAATATAAG GAGACAGTGTATTTTCTGGAGGAGCGCAGCAGAGAGCTGAAGACAGAGCTAAAGGTTCAGaagaggaaaatgaatgagatgGAAGAACTCAAGAACAGCCTTACCAAACAACTCCTACTTTACAA GGCTGCCATTGAGGACCACAACAAGTGTGACCATAGGGAGGAGAAAACATGA
- the rbbp4 gene encoding histone-binding protein RBBP4 isoform X2 produces MTEKEGAFDDAVEERVINEEYKIWKKNTPFLYDLVMTHALEWPSLTAQWLPDVSRPEGKDFSVHRLVLGTHTSDEQNHLVIASVQLPNDDAQFDASHYDSEKGEFGGFGSVSGKIEIEIKINHEGEVNRARYMPQNPCIIATKTPTSDVLVFDYTKHPSKPDVSGECRPDLRLRGHQKEGYGLSWNPNVSGCLLSASDDHTICLWDISAVPKEGKVVDAKTIFTGHTAVVEDVSWHLLHESLFGSVADDQKLMIWDTRSNNTSKPSHAVDAHTAEVNCLSFNPYSEFILASGSADKTVALWDLRNLKLKLHSFESHKDEIFQVQWSPHNETILASSGTDRRLNVWDLSKIGEEQSPEDTEDGPPELLFIHGGHTAKISDFSWNPNEPWVICSVSEDNIMQVWQMAENIYNDEDPEGSTDPEATA; encoded by the exons ATGACAGAAAAGGAAG gtgCATTTGATGATGCGGTTGAGGAGAGGGTGATAAATGAGGAGTATAAGATCTGGAAGAAAAACACTCCCTTCCTGTATGACCTGGTTATGACCCACGCTTTAGAATGGCCCAGCCTCACAGCTCAGTGGCTGCCTGACGTCTCTAg GCCAGAGGGGAAGGATTTCAGTGTGCACCGGCTGGTGTTGGGCACTCATACATCTGATGAGCAGAATCACCTGGTTATTGCCAGCGTCCAGCTGCCCAACGACGATGCCCAATTTGATGCCTCACATTATGACAGTGAAAAAGGAG AGTTTGGAGGCTTCGGCTCAGTGAGCGGCAAGATCGAGATTGAAATCAAGATCAACCATGAAGGAGAGGTGAACCGTGCCCGCTACATGCCCCAGAACCCCTGCATCATCGCCACCAAGACCCCCACCTCAGATGTGCTGGTCTTTGACTACACCAAGCACCCCTCCAAGCCTG ATGTGTCTGGAGAGTGTCGCCCTGACCTGCGTCTCAGAGGCCATCAGAAAGAAGGCTACGGTCTCTCCTGGAATCCAAATGTCTCCGGCTGCCTGCTCAGTGCCTCTGATGACCAT ACAATCTGTCTGTGGGACATCAGCGCAGTGCCAAAAGAGGGGAAGGTAGTGGATGCTAAGACCATCTTCACCGGCCACACAGCCGTGGTGGAAGACGTCTCCTGGCACCTGCTCCACGAGTCCCTCTTCGGATCCGTAGCAGATGACCAGAAACTCATGAT CTGGGACACTCGTTCTAACAACACCTCCAAGCCCAGCCACGCAGTGGACGCCCACACAGCAGAGGTCAACTGTCTGTCCTTCAACCCATACAGCGAGTTCATCCTTGCCAGTGGCTCCGCGGACAAG aCTGTGGCCCTTTGGGACCTGAGGAACCTGAAACTGAAGCTGCACTCCTTTGAGTCGCACAAGGACGAAATTTTCCAG GTCCAGTGGTCACCCCATAATGAGACCATCCTGGCATCCAGTGGAACAGACCGACGCCTCAACGTCTGGGACCTCAG TAAAATTGGTGAGGAGCAATCACCAGAAGACACAGAGGACGGCCCCCCTGAGCTGCTG TTCATCCATGGAGGTCACACAGCCAAGATCTCTGACTTCTCCTGGAACCCTAACGAGCCCTGGGTCATCTGCTCGGTGTCTGAAGACAACATTATGCAAGTCTGGCAAATG GCAGAGAACATCTACAACGATGAAGATCCTGAGGGTTCCACAGACCCTGAAGCCACAGCATAA
- the rbbp4 gene encoding histone-binding protein RBBP4 isoform X1 encodes MTEKEAGAFDDAVEERVINEEYKIWKKNTPFLYDLVMTHALEWPSLTAQWLPDVSRPEGKDFSVHRLVLGTHTSDEQNHLVIASVQLPNDDAQFDASHYDSEKGEFGGFGSVSGKIEIEIKINHEGEVNRARYMPQNPCIIATKTPTSDVLVFDYTKHPSKPDVSGECRPDLRLRGHQKEGYGLSWNPNVSGCLLSASDDHTICLWDISAVPKEGKVVDAKTIFTGHTAVVEDVSWHLLHESLFGSVADDQKLMIWDTRSNNTSKPSHAVDAHTAEVNCLSFNPYSEFILASGSADKTVALWDLRNLKLKLHSFESHKDEIFQVQWSPHNETILASSGTDRRLNVWDLSKIGEEQSPEDTEDGPPELLFIHGGHTAKISDFSWNPNEPWVICSVSEDNIMQVWQMAENIYNDEDPEGSTDPEATA; translated from the exons ATGACAGAAAAGGAAG caggtgCATTTGATGATGCGGTTGAGGAGAGGGTGATAAATGAGGAGTATAAGATCTGGAAGAAAAACACTCCCTTCCTGTATGACCTGGTTATGACCCACGCTTTAGAATGGCCCAGCCTCACAGCTCAGTGGCTGCCTGACGTCTCTAg GCCAGAGGGGAAGGATTTCAGTGTGCACCGGCTGGTGTTGGGCACTCATACATCTGATGAGCAGAATCACCTGGTTATTGCCAGCGTCCAGCTGCCCAACGACGATGCCCAATTTGATGCCTCACATTATGACAGTGAAAAAGGAG AGTTTGGAGGCTTCGGCTCAGTGAGCGGCAAGATCGAGATTGAAATCAAGATCAACCATGAAGGAGAGGTGAACCGTGCCCGCTACATGCCCCAGAACCCCTGCATCATCGCCACCAAGACCCCCACCTCAGATGTGCTGGTCTTTGACTACACCAAGCACCCCTCCAAGCCTG ATGTGTCTGGAGAGTGTCGCCCTGACCTGCGTCTCAGAGGCCATCAGAAAGAAGGCTACGGTCTCTCCTGGAATCCAAATGTCTCCGGCTGCCTGCTCAGTGCCTCTGATGACCAT ACAATCTGTCTGTGGGACATCAGCGCAGTGCCAAAAGAGGGGAAGGTAGTGGATGCTAAGACCATCTTCACCGGCCACACAGCCGTGGTGGAAGACGTCTCCTGGCACCTGCTCCACGAGTCCCTCTTCGGATCCGTAGCAGATGACCAGAAACTCATGAT CTGGGACACTCGTTCTAACAACACCTCCAAGCCCAGCCACGCAGTGGACGCCCACACAGCAGAGGTCAACTGTCTGTCCTTCAACCCATACAGCGAGTTCATCCTTGCCAGTGGCTCCGCGGACAAG aCTGTGGCCCTTTGGGACCTGAGGAACCTGAAACTGAAGCTGCACTCCTTTGAGTCGCACAAGGACGAAATTTTCCAG GTCCAGTGGTCACCCCATAATGAGACCATCCTGGCATCCAGTGGAACAGACCGACGCCTCAACGTCTGGGACCTCAG TAAAATTGGTGAGGAGCAATCACCAGAAGACACAGAGGACGGCCCCCCTGAGCTGCTG TTCATCCATGGAGGTCACACAGCCAAGATCTCTGACTTCTCCTGGAACCCTAACGAGCCCTGGGTCATCTGCTCGGTGTCTGAAGACAACATTATGCAAGTCTGGCAAATG GCAGAGAACATCTACAACGATGAAGATCCTGAGGGTTCCACAGACCCTGAAGCCACAGCATAA